The window GCAGATCGCCGTAGAACGGATCATTGGATGATCCGTTCGCTCGTGCGTGAATCTGCGCGTGGGAGCAAAAACGCCCCGCCGGCGCGGGCCGGCGGGGCGCATCGAGGTCGTCGGTGGCGGCGCGGTCAGGCCGCCACGACCGCTTGGGCTCTGGTTCTGGTGTACGGGTAAATTTTACACCCAAGGCTGGGGCCTTGGGTGAATTTACCCGGTATCCAGCTCCAGCACGAGGTCGTGCTGCTCGACGCGCGTGCCGGCGCCGAGTTCGATGTGGCTCACCGTGCCGCCGGTTTCGGCGTAGACGGCGGTTTCCATCTTCATCGCCTCGATCGTGAACAGGCGGTCGCCGGCCTCGACGGTGTCACCCTTCTGCACCGACACCGAGATGAGCATGCCCGGCATGGGCGCGCCCACCTGGCCCGGCTCGCTCTCGTCCGCCTTGCGGTGCGCCCGTCCCGTGGCCGCGATCGCGCGGTCCTGCACCGCCACCGTGCGCGGCTGGCCGTTGAGCTCGAAGAAGATGGTGCGCTTGCCTTCCTCGTCCGGCTGGCTGGCGGCCAGATAGTTCACGATCAGGCGCTTGCCGGGCTCGATGTCGACGTTGATCTCCTCGTTCACGTTCGGGCCGTAGAAGAAGGCCGGGGTGGGCACGACCGAGACGTTGCCGTACTGCCGCCGGTGCTTGAGATAGTCCACGAACACGGAAGGATACATCAGGTAGCTGGCGAGCCACTGATCCCCGATCTCGCGCTTCGTCTTCTTCTCGGCCTCGGTGCGCTCGGCCTCCAGGTCCACCGGCGCCAGCACCGCGCCGGGGCGCTCGGTGAGCGGCTGCTCCCCCTTGAGCACCTTCTGCTGGAGCTGCTTGGGGAAGCCGCCGTATGGCTGGCCGATGTCGCCGCGGAAGAACTGCACGACCGATTCCGGGAAGTCGATCGGGCGGTTGGGATCGACCACGGCCTCGGGCGTGAGGTCGTTGGAGACCATGAAGAGCGCCATGTCGCCCACGACCTTGGAGCTGGGCGTCACCTTCACGATGTTGCCGAACAGCTCGTTCACCTGGGCGTAGGTGCGCGCGATCTCGGGCCAGCGCGCCTCCAGCCCCATCGAGCGCGCCTGCTGGAAGAGGTTGGTGTACTGCCCGCCGGGCATGCCGTGCTGGTAGACCTCGCTGGCCCCAGAGCGGATCTCCGGCTCGAAGGGCCGGTAGTACTTGCGCACCCCGCGCCAGTAGGTCGAGGTTTCGCGGATGGCCTCGGACTCCAGGCCGGTGTCGCGCTCGCCGTAGCGCAGGGCCTCGGCGATCGAGCCCAGGTTGGGCTGCGAGGTCAGCCCGCTCATGGCGTCCATGGCGGCGTCGGCGGCGTCCACGCCCGCGTCGCTGGCGGCGAGCACGCTGGCGGCGGCGATGCCGCTGGTGTCGTGGGTGTGGAAGTGGATCGGGATGCCGATCTCCTGCTTGAGCGTGGCGACGAGCTTGCGCGCCGCCTCCGGCTTGCACAGCCCGGCCATGTCCTTGATGCCGAGGATGTGCGCGCCCGCGGCCTCAAGCTCCTTCGCCATGGCGACGTAGTACTTGAGGTCGTACTTCTCCTCGTGCGGGTCGGAGAGGTCGCCCGCGTAGCAGATGGCGGCCTCGCACACCTTGCCGGTGTTGCGGACCTCGTCCATCGCCACGCGCATGTTCTCCACCCAGTTCAGGGAGTCGAACACGCGGAAGACGTCGATGCCCGCGTTCGCCGACTGCTGGATGAAGAAGCGCACGACGTTGTCGGGGTAGTTCTTGTAGCCGACGCCGTTCGCCCCGCGCAGCAGCATCTGCAGCAGCAGGTTGGGCATCTGCTGGCGCAGATGGGCGAGGCGCTCCCAGGGGTCCTCCTTGAGGAAGCGGTAGGCGACGTCGAAGGTCGCCCCACCCCAGCATTCCATGGAGAACATCTCCGGCAGGCGCCGGGCGTAGTGCGGCGCCACAGCCTCCAGGTCGTGCGTGCGGAAGCGTGTGGCCAGCAGCGACTGATGGGCGTCGCGCATCGTGGTGTCGGTCACCAGCAGGCGCTTCTGGTCGAGCATCCACTGCGCCAGGCCGTCCGGCCCGCGCTCGTCCAGCACCTGCTTGCTGCCCGCCGGCGGGTCGATGTCGGGCAGCGCGGGCTTGCGCGCGGCGGGGCAGGAGTCGGGCCAGGTGCGCCCGGCCACTTCCGGATTGCCGTTGACGATCACGTCGCCCAGGAAGGTCAGCAGGCGCGTGGCGCGGTCGCGGCGCGCGGGGAAGTCGAACAGCTCCGGCGTCTCGTCGATGAAGCGCGTGGTGATGACGCCGGTGCGGAAGGTCGGGTGGCAGATCAGGCTTTCCAGAAAGCGCAGGTTCGTCGCCACGCCGCGGATGCGGAACTCGCGCAGGGCACGCACCATGCGCGCCGCGCACTCGTCCGCCGTGGGCGCCCAGGCCGTGACCTTTTCCAGCAGGGAATCGTAGAAGGGCGTGATCACCGCGCCGGAGAAGGCCGTGCCGCCGTCCAGGCGGATGCCGAAGCCGGTCGCCCCGCGGTAGGCGGCGATCTGGCCGTAGTCCGGGATGAACTTGTTCTGCGGGTCCTCGGTCGTGATCCGGCACTGCAGCGCGTGGCCGTCGAGCACGATGTCGCGCTGGCGCGGCACACCGGACTCGCTGCTGCCGATCTCGGCGCCCGAGGCGATCTGGATCTGCCCCTTTACCAGATCGACGCCCGTGACCTCCTCGGTAACAGTGTGCTCGACCTGGATGCGCGGGTTGACCTCGATGAAGTAGTAGCGCTGCTCGTCGACGTCGTAGAGGAACTCGACCGTGCCCGCGTTGACGTAGCCCACGGCCTCCGCCAGCCGCGCCGCCGCGCGGCAGAGCCCGTCGCGCACCTGCGGGTCCAGCTGCGGCGCCGGGGCGCGCTCCACGACCTTCTGGTGGCGGCGCTGGAGGGAGCAGTCGCGCTCGTAGAGGTGGACGACGTTGCCGTGCTCGTCGCCCATGATCTGCACTTCCAGGTGCCGCGCGCGGCGCACCAGCTTCTCGAAGAAGATCTCGTCGCTGCCGAAGGCCGCCAGGGATTCACGCCGCGCCGCGCCGAGCTGCTCGGGCAGGTCGTCCGCCGATTCCACGACGCGCATGCCGCGGCCGCCCCCGCCCCAGCTCGCCTTGAGCATGACGGGGAAGCCGATCTCCTCGGCGATGCGCCGGCATTCGTCGTCGTCGCGCGGCAGGGCGCTGGAGGCCGGCATCGTGGGCGTGCCCGCGTCCTCCGCGATGTGGCGCGCCTGCATCTTGGAGCCCAGTTGCTCCATCGTCTCCGGGCGCGGGCCGATGAAGGTGATGCCGTTTTCCGCGCAGCGCCGCGCGAAGTAGGGGTTCTCGGACAGGAAGCCGTAGCCGGGGTGGATGGCGTCCACGCCGGCTTCGTGCGCCACACGCAGAATGTCCTCGATGTCCAGGTAGGCGTTGATGGGTTCCTTGCCCTCACCCACGAGGTAGCTTTCGTCCGCCTTGAAGCGGTGGAGCGCGAAGCGGTCCTCGTGCGAGTAGACGGCGACGGTGCGGATGCCCAGCTCGTTCGCCGCCCGGAACACGCGGATGGCGATTTCGCTGCGGTTGGCGACAAGCAGTTTCCGGCAGGGCCGGAGTCCGTGCGACGTGCGGCGCGCCATTCGTCGTTCGGCCTCGTTCCGCTGGCTGATGTGGGTGGGTCGCCACGTCGGGCGATGCGTGGAAAAAATCGGCCCTGCAAGGACCTCGCAAGATGTAGGCTGTCATAGCTGATTCGCATGCGGTAGGGAAAGCGAACCAGCTTTGACAGACCGTCCCGCGAATGCATTCTGCGCGCGGAGCGCTCGACGGATTCGCGGGATGGTTGCCGAGTGGACGCGGTGCACAGCGCTGAAGACTTCGCCACCGTCATTGCCGACCCGGACGGCGTGCCGCCGCACGCGGACGATCAGCTGAACCATCTGGCACGGCTGTGGTTCGCGCATCTGGAGCGCGACGCGCTGCCCTCGCGCGCGGAAATCGATCCGGTGGATTTCCCCCGCCTGCTGCCCGGTGTGATGCTGCTGGACTGCCTGCGCGACGGCGGCTTCCGCATCCGCGTGGCGGGCGCCCACCACCGCGACGTCTTCGGCTTCGAGCCCACCGGCCTGACGCTGGTGGAGGCGTTGCCGGACATCCCCGAAAGCGAGCCGGAGTGGGAGGACGCGCGCACCTGCCGGGGCCGCTGCCGCCCCGTCTTCCGCGACGGCCACATGCGCTGGCGTGCGCCCGGCGCCGCCCTGCGCTTCCAGCGGCTGCTGCTTCCCATCGCCGGGTCGGAGCGCGTGCGCGTCACCCAGTTGCTTGCCGCCACCCGCATCTACGACGGCGAGGGGCGCCTCTGGCGCTGACGCCGGGGGCGGGGCGACGCGCCGACGGGCTTGCTCAACCGGGGTGCGCCCGCGTATTGCCGGGGCGGTTTTCCCAACCGGGTAGCGGCTCGACGGTCTGCATGGATTACATCTACGTCGTGAGCGGCCTCGTGCTGCTGTTCCTCGGCGGCGAGAGCGTCGTGCGCGGCGCCGTCGGGCTGGCGCGCCGGGCGGGTGTGTCGCCGCTCTTCACCGGGCTGGTGATCGTGGGCTTCGGCACCTCCGCCCCGGAGTTCCTCGTCACGCTCCAGGCCGCGCTGACCGGCCATCACGCCATCACGGTCGGCAACATCCTGGGCAGCAACGTCGCCAACCTCATGCTCATCCTGGGCACGGCGGCGGTGATCCAGCCCGTGCTCAGCCGCTGGGCCGTGATCCGGCGCGACGGCGTGGCCATGGTGGCCGCCAGCGCGGTCTTCGTGGCGCTGGGATTGTATGGCGAGATCACGCGCGCGCTCGGGCTGGCGATGGTGGTCGCGCTCGCCGGGTTCATCGGCCACTGCTACCGCACCGAGCGGCGCGGCGAGGCCCCGCCCGAACACGCGACCGACGACGGCGGCCTGGCGCGGCGCTACCTGCCGGTGGGGATCGCCTTCACCCTCGTCGGCATCGCCGGGCTGGTGGGCGGCTCGCGCCTGCTGGTGGACGGGGCCAGCGCCATCGCAACGCGCGCCGGGATTTCCGAGGCCGTGATCGGCGTGACCCTCGTGGCGATCGGCACCTCGCTGCCCGAGCTGGCGACCGCCATCGTCGCCGCCATCCGTCGCCACCCCGACGTGGCGCTGGGCAACGCGCTCGGCTCCAACGTCTTCAACGTCTTCGGCATGCTGGGGCTGACGGCCGCCATCGTGCCCGTCCAGATCGCCCCCGCCTTCCTGCGCCTCGACCTCTGGCTGATGCTGGCCGTCTCGGTGCTGCTGATCGGGATGCTCATCACCGGCCACCGCCTCGCGCGCTCGGAAGGCGTGGTGCTGTTGCTCGCTTACGCCGGCTACGTGGCGCTGCTGTTTTCGCCCTACAGCGCCATTACGTAAACTGTGGCAGTTTGCGCGCCGAAGGCGCGCGAGCCGGTGGGCTGTCAATCCCATTCATCACTCGACACCGGGGTCACGCGGAACCGCATGGGTCTCTCAAGTCCGACCCCAGGCCCATCTGACGCGAGGTGACGCGGCCCTCTTGGCGTGACCGCGCGCACGGCCTACCGTCGGCGCGCATGCAACCGCGAGAGGACGAGGCGATGGCCGAGGGCTACGCCGGCGACATCGACCCTGAGCAGACCTGGAACCTGCTGGCCGAGGACCCGAACGCCGTCCTGGTGGACGTGCGCACCAACGCCGAGTGGAAGTACGTCGGCACGCCCGATCTCGCCGACCTGGGCAAGCGCGTGGTCACGGTGCAGTGGAAGGTCTTCCCCGAGATGCAGGTGAACCCCGTCTTCCGCCAGGAGCTGGAAGCCGAGGGCGTGACCCCCGACCACACCCTCGCGCTGCTGTGCCGCTCCGGCCAGCGCTCCGCCGCCGCCGCCCAGGCCCTCACCGAGGCCGGCTACCGCTGCTGCTACAACATCGCCGAAGGCTTCGAAGGCGACAAAGACACCCACGGCCACCGCGGCACCACGAACGGCTGGAAAGTGCGCGGCTTGCCGTGGACGCAGGATTAAACGAAAGCTCGTTTAATCGCTTCAGTCAGGCGATGCATGCAGACACAACGCGACCGCCCGCCACGGTCTCGTCCTGGCGTGAGACGCCAAGATGCATGCAGCGATTAGCTGGTGGACGCCCGAGAAGATCAGGCGCTTGCGTCAGTCTTGGGGACGGTCGCAGTCCGCACCTTAGGGCGGATTGGCCGTAGGCCCGCCTGCGGCGTCCCCGCGACAGCGGCAATGCCCCGTCGCAGCATAGCGTGGCATCGGCCCCGCGCCGGGTTGCCCGGCCATGCGACGGCGCCCATCCGGTGGTCCGCGGCCGATGACGGCTGGGGCAGCCGCCTGCACCTCGACTTCCCCACCCACCGTCATCACCGCGCTCATGCCACCGGATCAAGTCCGGTGGCATGAACCGGGCAATGACGGGTGGCGGTGGCTGCGTGCCGTCCGCCCTCATGCGCGGGCGGTTACTGCCGCCATCTCCTGACAGCGGCGATCAAATCGCCGACAGCTTCCTTGACCCAGCGGGCGTCGCGGTCACGATGCGCGGCCACGTAAGGAACCACTTCCTTAGAGGCACGCGCAGGCGAGGCGGCGATGACGGACGACGGTGCGCACGACCACGATGATTGGACGGCCCAGACGAAGCTGATCCGGGGCGGGCTGCGGCGCAGCCAGTTCCAGGAGACGGCCGAGGCCATCTACATGTCCTCCGGCTACGTCTACGAAAGCGCGGAGGAGGCCGAGGCCGCGTTCAAGGGCGAGCACAAGCGCTACGTCTATTCGCGCTACGCCAACCCCACGGTGTCGATGTTCGAGGAGCGCCTGCGCCAGCTCGAAGGCGCGGGCGCGTGCATGGCCACCTCCAGCGGCATGGCGGCCGTCTTCGCCGCGCTGATGTGCCAGCTCAAGCAGGGCGACCGCGTGGTGGCCTCGCGCGTGCTCTTCGGCTCGTGCCAGTACATCATCACCACCATCCTGCCGCGCTTCGGCATCGACTACGAGCTGGTCGACGCCGACGACCGCGACGGCTGGGAGCGCGCGCTCAGCAAGCCCACCAACGTCGTGTTTCTGGAAACGCCGGGGAACCCGACGCTGGACGTGGTGGACCTGGCCCACGTCTGCGGCCTGGCGCGCGAGGCCGGGGCGAGCGTGGTGGTGGACAACGTCTTCGCCACGCCGGTGCTCCAGCGCCCGCTGGAATGGGGCGCGGACGTGGTGATCTACTCCGCCACGAAGCACATCGACGGGCAGGGGCGCTCGCTGGGCGGCGCGGTGCTCGGCAGCGAAAGCTTCGTCGCCGACACCCTGCAACCCTTCCTCCGCCACACCGGCCCTTCGCTCAGCCCCTTCAACGCGTGGCTGCTGGTGAAGGGCCTGGAAACGCTGACCCTGCGGCTGGAGCGCATGTGCGCCAATGCCGAGGCGCTCGCCGACTTCCTGGCCGAACAGCCGGGCGTGACGCGCGTGCGCTACCCCACGCGCGGGGAGAGCGAGTCGGCACAGCTCGCGCGCCGGCAGATGGACCGGGGCGGCACGCTGGTGGCGTTCGAGCTCGCGGGCGGCAAGGCGCACGCCTTCAAGGTGCTGAACGCGCTCGACGTCATCGACATCTCCAACAACCTCGGCGATTCCAAGACGCTCATCACCCACCCGGCGACGACGACGCACCAGCGCATCCCCGCCGACGAGCGCGCGGACATGGGCATCACCGACGGGCTGGTGCGCGTCTCCGTGGGGCTGGAGGACGTCGAAGACCTCAAGGCCGACCTGGGCCGGGCGCTGGAAAACGCGGCGGGGTGAAATCGCGCTATCGCCGCCGCGGGCCGCCCAGCGCCTGGGTGATGCGGTCGAGCACCATCGCCAGCAGGACAATGCCAACGCCGCCGACGAAGGCCTGCCCGATGTTGAGGCGCTGCAGGCC of the Limimonas halophila genome contains:
- a CDS encoding rhodanese-like domain-containing protein, with protein sequence MAEGYAGDIDPEQTWNLLAEDPNAVLVDVRTNAEWKYVGTPDLADLGKRVVTVQWKVFPEMQVNPVFRQELEAEGVTPDHTLALLCRSGQRSAAAAQALTEAGYRCCYNIAEGFEGDKDTHGHRGTTNGWKVRGLPWTQD
- a CDS encoding calcium/sodium antiporter; its protein translation is MDYIYVVSGLVLLFLGGESVVRGAVGLARRAGVSPLFTGLVIVGFGTSAPEFLVTLQAALTGHHAITVGNILGSNVANLMLILGTAAVIQPVLSRWAVIRRDGVAMVAASAVFVALGLYGEITRALGLAMVVALAGFIGHCYRTERRGEAPPEHATDDGGLARRYLPVGIAFTLVGIAGLVGGSRLLVDGASAIATRAGISEAVIGVTLVAIGTSLPELATAIVAAIRRHPDVALGNALGSNVFNVFGMLGLTAAIVPVQIAPAFLRLDLWLMLAVSVLLIGMLITGHRLARSEGVVLLLAYAGYVALLFSPYSAIT
- a CDS encoding pyruvate carboxylase; translated protein: MARRTSHGLRPCRKLLVANRSEIAIRVFRAANELGIRTVAVYSHEDRFALHRFKADESYLVGEGKEPINAYLDIEDILRVAHEAGVDAIHPGYGFLSENPYFARRCAENGITFIGPRPETMEQLGSKMQARHIAEDAGTPTMPASSALPRDDDECRRIAEEIGFPVMLKASWGGGGRGMRVVESADDLPEQLGAARRESLAAFGSDEIFFEKLVRRARHLEVQIMGDEHGNVVHLYERDCSLQRRHQKVVERAPAPQLDPQVRDGLCRAAARLAEAVGYVNAGTVEFLYDVDEQRYYFIEVNPRIQVEHTVTEEVTGVDLVKGQIQIASGAEIGSSESGVPRQRDIVLDGHALQCRITTEDPQNKFIPDYGQIAAYRGATGFGIRLDGGTAFSGAVITPFYDSLLEKVTAWAPTADECAARMVRALREFRIRGVATNLRFLESLICHPTFRTGVITTRFIDETPELFDFPARRDRATRLLTFLGDVIVNGNPEVAGRTWPDSCPAARKPALPDIDPPAGSKQVLDERGPDGLAQWMLDQKRLLVTDTTMRDAHQSLLATRFRTHDLEAVAPHYARRLPEMFSMECWGGATFDVAYRFLKEDPWERLAHLRQQMPNLLLQMLLRGANGVGYKNYPDNVVRFFIQQSANAGIDVFRVFDSLNWVENMRVAMDEVRNTGKVCEAAICYAGDLSDPHEEKYDLKYYVAMAKELEAAGAHILGIKDMAGLCKPEAARKLVATLKQEIGIPIHFHTHDTSGIAAASVLAASDAGVDAADAAMDAMSGLTSQPNLGSIAEALRYGERDTGLESEAIRETSTYWRGVRKYYRPFEPEIRSGASEVYQHGMPGGQYTNLFQQARSMGLEARWPEIARTYAQVNELFGNIVKVTPSSKVVGDMALFMVSNDLTPEAVVDPNRPIDFPESVVQFFRGDIGQPYGGFPKQLQQKVLKGEQPLTERPGAVLAPVDLEAERTEAEKKTKREIGDQWLASYLMYPSVFVDYLKHRRQYGNVSVVPTPAFFYGPNVNEEINVDIEPGKRLIVNYLAASQPDEEGKRTIFFELNGQPRTVAVQDRAIAATGRAHRKADESEPGQVGAPMPGMLISVSVQKGDTVEAGDRLFTIEAMKMETAVYAETGGTVSHIELGAGTRVEQHDLVLELDTG
- the metZ gene encoding O-succinylhomoserine sulfhydrylase; its protein translation is MTDDGAHDHDDWTAQTKLIRGGLRRSQFQETAEAIYMSSGYVYESAEEAEAAFKGEHKRYVYSRYANPTVSMFEERLRQLEGAGACMATSSGMAAVFAALMCQLKQGDRVVASRVLFGSCQYIITTILPRFGIDYELVDADDRDGWERALSKPTNVVFLETPGNPTLDVVDLAHVCGLAREAGASVVVDNVFATPVLQRPLEWGADVVIYSATKHIDGQGRSLGGAVLGSESFVADTLQPFLRHTGPSLSPFNAWLLVKGLETLTLRLERMCANAEALADFLAEQPGVTRVRYPTRGESESAQLARRQMDRGGTLVAFELAGGKAHAFKVLNALDVIDISNNLGDSKTLITHPATTTHQRIPADERADMGITDGLVRVSVGLEDVEDLKADLGRALENAAG
- a CDS encoding PAS domain-containing protein, whose translation is MDAVHSAEDFATVIADPDGVPPHADDQLNHLARLWFAHLERDALPSRAEIDPVDFPRLLPGVMLLDCLRDGGFRIRVAGAHHRDVFGFEPTGLTLVEALPDIPESEPEWEDARTCRGRCRPVFRDGHMRWRAPGAALRFQRLLLPIAGSERVRVTQLLAATRIYDGEGRLWR